DNA from bacterium:
GATAGAGAAACAAGGATAAAACAATTCTACTCCAAATTCTTTTCATTTTCTTCACACTCCCTTTTCTTAGAATGATAAACGACCACTTCGCAGGATGAAAGAGAATTCATCCCTTATTCTTCATTTCGCGTCATTCGTCTTCTCATCGCTCATCTTTTATTATCTATTCCAATAGTGGCATGCTACACTATGGTTTTCACTAATTGATTCAAGAAGTGGTGTTTCTTCTCGACATCTTTTTTTTGATGATTTACACCTATCGTGAAATAGACAGCTGTCATAATTCTTTCTTTTCATCTCTGGTTCTTTATCACCTATGTTAGTTGGTTGATAGTTAGAGGCAGAAAATAACTCCTTTGTATAAGGATGTCTTGCCTCTTCAGAGATGACTTTTTTAACATCACCTATTTCAACAATCCTTCCTAAATACATAACCGCTACTTTAGAACATAAAGTTTTGACTACTCCTATATCATGAGATATAAGTAAGAGAGAAAGACCTTCCTGGAGTTTATTTTTCAAAAGTTCTATAATATGATTTCTCACTGGTGCATCCAGGCCTGAAAATGGTTCATCACATATAACTAAATCTGGTTCTACGGACAATGCTCGAATTAATCCAATTCTCCGTTTTTCTCCCCCACTTAATTCATGGGGATATGCATGAATATATTCAGGATTCAAAAGTACATTTACTAAATATGTCCTTATTAAGTCATTTATTTCTTTTTTACTTATACCTTTTCCCTTACTTTTAAGCATTATAGCCTCTTTTATATTTTTACCTATAGACATGTGTGGATTCAAAGAAGCCTCTGGATGTTGAAAAACCATCTGAACTCTTCTTCGATATTCATAAATTTGTTTCTTAGAGAATTCATAAACACATATTTCTGAATTACCAAATTTCACCTTTCCTTTATCTATATAAGGGAATAATCGAAGGATAATCC
Protein-coding regions in this window:
- a CDS encoding ABC transporter ATP-binding protein; amino-acid sequence: MLKIENVAKKFSWSETLIKKFISKLTPKTQKIIWAVNNVSLDINKGECVGVIGESGCGKTTLARIILRLFPYIDKGKVKFGNSEICVYEFSKKQIYEYRRRVQMVFQHPEASLNPHMSIGKNIKEAIMLKSKGKGISKKEINDLIRTYLVNVLLNPEYIHAYPHELSGGEKRRIGLIRALSVEPDLVICDEPFSGLDAPVRNHIIELLKNKLQEGLSLLLISHDIGVVKTLCSKVAVMYLGRIVEIGDVKKVISEEARHPYTKELFSASNYQPTNIGDKEPEMKRKNYDSCLFHDRCKSSKKRCREETPLLESISENHSVACHYWNR